The genomic stretch ACGCTGTCTGGAGCTTGCCGGAGGAGGTGAAAACCAGCCTCATGCAGGAAACCCCGCCCGACTACGTCGGGAAATCGGCGACTGTTCAGGAACACACCTGGATACAGATTTACCACCAGCTTTCCGTGGAAGAACGTACCCGGCTGATTGGACATATTCTGCGCGAAGGGGCGATGGGAATGCTGGCCCGCCTGG from Dickeya fangzhongdai encodes the following:
- a CDS encoding DNA-binding protein; this encodes MEKAWFTTNELLGVAGLPKSRQGLNKRAKEHGWEKRRRKGVQGKGVEYAVWSLPEEVKTSLMQETPPDYVGKSATVQEHTWIQIYHQLSVEERTRLIGHILREGAMGMLARLENGPQEYKIKEE